GTATTCATAACCCCATACTTCTTCTAGCAGTTGCTCTCTAGTAAACACTTGGTCAGCATTAGCAGCTAAAAATTTAAGCAATTCAAATTCCCTAAGAGTAAGATCTATAACTTGTCCTCTTTTTTTAACCTCATACTTATTTAAATCAATAATTAAATCTCCTGCTACTAATATATCTTCATCGCATAACTCTCCATTAGAAAACTCCACTCTTCTTAAATTAGCTTTAACTCGGGCTATTAATTCTCTCATGCTAAAAGGTTTAGTAATGTAGTCATCAGCACCTAATTCCAATCCTAATACTTTATCTACTTCTTCCTCCTTAGCTGTCAACATAAGTACTGGAATTTTAAATTCCTTTCTAATTTCTTTCAACACTTGAAATCCGTCTTTTTTAGGAAGCATAATATCCAATAAAACTAAATCTGGCAATACCTCATAAACTTTTTTAAGTGCTTCTTCACCATCATAAGCTAAATCAACTTCATAACCTTCCTTTTCTAAATTAAACTTAATTATATCTGCAATAGATTTTTCATCATCTACCACTAATATTTTTTTATTATCCATAATAATATCACTCCAAAATTGATAATTTCATACTATTATCTATGCATAAATTATCTAATAATTAATTAATATTGTCAAATTAATATTGCTTTTTGAATTTTATATATGTATAGCTATTGAAGTATTTATATCTATGATATATAATATCATTGTAAAAGGGGAGTAG
This portion of the Keratinibaculum paraultunense genome encodes:
- the yycF gene encoding response regulator YycF, whose product is MDNKKILVVDDEKSIADIIKFNLEKEGYEVDLAYDGEEALKKVYEVLPDLVLLDIMLPKKDGFQVLKEIRKEFKIPVLMLTAKEEEVDKVLGLELGADDYITKPFSMRELIARVKANLRRVEFSNGELCDEDILVAGDLIIDLNKYEVKKRGQVIDLTLREFELLKFLAANADQVFTREQLLEEVWGYEYYGDIRTVDVTVRRLREKIEDEDGEFKYIITKRGVGYYFRRG